The Oncorhynchus keta strain PuntledgeMale-10-30-2019 chromosome 17, Oket_V2, whole genome shotgun sequence genome has a window encoding:
- the cry2 gene encoding cryptochrome-2 isoform X1 — MVVNSVHWFRKGLRLHDNPALQEALNSADTVRCVYILDPWFAGSANVGINRWRFLLESLEDLDSSLRKLESRLFVVRGQPANVFPSLFKEWNVTRLTFEYDSEPYGKERDGAIIKMAQEFGVETIVRNSHTLYNLDRIIEMNNCPPLAVKNHPIVEMNNGSPPLTFKRFQALVNRLELPMKPLPTITQEQMGSCRTKIADNHDEHYSVPSLEELGFKTQGLDPAVWKGGESEALERLNKHLDRKAWVASFERARINMCSLLASPTGLSPYLRFGCLSCRVFYYNLRELYMKLRKNCSPPLSLFGQLLWREFFYAAGTNNPNFDRMEGNPICVQIPWDHNPEALAKWAEGSTGFPWIDAIMTQLRQEGWIHHLARHAVACFLTRGDLWISWESGMRVFEELLLDADWSVNAGSWMWLSCSAFFQQFFHCYCPVGFGRRTDPSGDYIRRYIPKLKDYPNRYIYEPWRAPESVQKAANCIVGVDYPKPMINHAEGSRLNIERMKQVYQQLSHYRGLSLLASVPTIQEEAEPPPTDDSQASSSTCESPPHTSSAQSNTLKRGRSSEPQSTQMCTHTKHQHTSTAKGDQEQWEEQSEHQPVDLQ; from the exons GTTTCTGCTGGAGTCTTTGGAGGACCTGGACAGCAGTTTGAGGAAGCTCGAATCTAGGCTGTTTGTGGTGCGAGGCCAACCTGCTAACGTGTTTCCCAGTCTCTTTAAG GAGTGGAACGTCACCCGGTTGACCTTTGAGTATGACTCTGAGCCctatgggaaggagagagatggggccaTCATTAAAATGGCTCAGGAGTTTGGAGTGGAGACCATAGTGAGGAATTCTCACACACTCTACAACTTGGACAG GATCATTGAGATGAACAACTGCCCTCCACTCGCGGTCAAGAATCACCC GATCGTTGAGATGAACAACGGCAGTCCTCCGCTGACCTTCAAGAGGTTCCAGGCCTTAGTGAACAGGCTTGAGCTGCCTATGAAACCCCTGCCCACCATCACTCAAGAACAGATGGGCAGTTGTCGGACGAAGATCGCTGATAACCACGACGAACACTACAGTGTCCCCTCTCTGGAAGAGCTTG GATTCAAGACTCAAGGCCTGGACCCTGCGGTGTGGAAGGGAGGGGAGTCTGAAGCACTAGAGAGACTCAACAAACACTTAGACAGAAAAGCCTGGGTAGCTAGCTTTGAGCGAGCCAGGATCAACATGTGTTCGCTGCTCGCCAGTCCCACGGGCCTCAGCCCCTATCTACGCTTTGGATGCTTATCATGTCGAGTCTTCTACTACAACCTGAGGGAACTCTACATGAAG TTGCGGAAGAATTGCAGTCCCCCGCTCTCTTTATTCGGCCAGCTCCTGTGGAGAGAATTCTTCTATGCAGCGGGAACCAACAACCCTAACTTCGACCGGATGGAGGGCAACCCCATCTGTGTTCAGATCCCCTGGGACCATAACCCTGAGGCCCTGGCCAAGTGGGCAGAGGGGAGCACAGGCTTCCCCTGGATAGATGCTATCATGACACAGCTGAGGCAAGAGGGCTGGATCCACCACCTGGCCAGACACGCAGTGGCCTGCTTCCTGACTCGGGGAGACCTGTGGATAAGCTGGGAGAGTGGCATGAGG GTGTTTGAGGAGCTGCTCCTGGATGCAGACTGGAGTGTGAACGCAGGCAGCTGGATGTGGCTCTCCTGCAGTGCCTTCTTCCAGCAGTTCTTCCACTGTTACTGCCCTGTGGGCTTCGGAAGGAGGACAGACCCCAGCGGAGACTacatcag GCGCTACATTCCTAAATTGAAGGACTATCCCAACCGATACATCTATGAGCCGTGGAGAGCCCCAGAGTCTGTCCAGAAGGCAGCCAACTGCATCGTGGGAGTAGACTACCCCAAGCCCATGATCAACCACGCAGAGGGCAGCAGGCTCAACATAGAGAGAATGAAGCAGGTCTATCAGCAACTCTCCCACTACAGAGGCCTCA gtctCCTGGCATCTGTGCCCACCATTCAGGAAGAGGCAGAGCCTCCCCCGACAGACGACTCTCAGGCCAGTAGCAGCACCTGTG AGTCACCCCCACACACTTCGTCTGCCCAGTCCAACACTCTGAAGAGAGGCAGGTCTTCCGAACCACAAAGCACCCAGATGTGCACCCACACAAAACACCAGCACACCAGCACTGCCAAAGGAGACCAGGAGCAATGGGAGGAACAGTCAGAGCATCAGCCAGTGGATCTGCAGTGA
- the cry2 gene encoding cryptochrome-2 isoform X2, with product MVVNSVHWFRKGLRLHDNPALQEALNSADTVRCVYILDPWFAGSANVGINRWRFLLESLEDLDSSLRKLESRLFVVRGQPANVFPSLFKEWNVTRLTFEYDSEPYGKERDGAIIKMAQEFGVETIVRNSHTLYNLDRIVEMNNGSPPLTFKRFQALVNRLELPMKPLPTITQEQMGSCRTKIADNHDEHYSVPSLEELGFKTQGLDPAVWKGGESEALERLNKHLDRKAWVASFERARINMCSLLASPTGLSPYLRFGCLSCRVFYYNLRELYMKLRKNCSPPLSLFGQLLWREFFYAAGTNNPNFDRMEGNPICVQIPWDHNPEALAKWAEGSTGFPWIDAIMTQLRQEGWIHHLARHAVACFLTRGDLWISWESGMRVFEELLLDADWSVNAGSWMWLSCSAFFQQFFHCYCPVGFGRRTDPSGDYIRRYIPKLKDYPNRYIYEPWRAPESVQKAANCIVGVDYPKPMINHAEGSRLNIERMKQVYQQLSHYRGLSLLASVPTIQEEAEPPPTDDSQASSSTCESPPHTSSAQSNTLKRGRSSEPQSTQMCTHTKHQHTSTAKGDQEQWEEQSEHQPVDLQ from the exons GTTTCTGCTGGAGTCTTTGGAGGACCTGGACAGCAGTTTGAGGAAGCTCGAATCTAGGCTGTTTGTGGTGCGAGGCCAACCTGCTAACGTGTTTCCCAGTCTCTTTAAG GAGTGGAACGTCACCCGGTTGACCTTTGAGTATGACTCTGAGCCctatgggaaggagagagatggggccaTCATTAAAATGGCTCAGGAGTTTGGAGTGGAGACCATAGTGAGGAATTCTCACACACTCTACAACTTGGACAG GATCGTTGAGATGAACAACGGCAGTCCTCCGCTGACCTTCAAGAGGTTCCAGGCCTTAGTGAACAGGCTTGAGCTGCCTATGAAACCCCTGCCCACCATCACTCAAGAACAGATGGGCAGTTGTCGGACGAAGATCGCTGATAACCACGACGAACACTACAGTGTCCCCTCTCTGGAAGAGCTTG GATTCAAGACTCAAGGCCTGGACCCTGCGGTGTGGAAGGGAGGGGAGTCTGAAGCACTAGAGAGACTCAACAAACACTTAGACAGAAAAGCCTGGGTAGCTAGCTTTGAGCGAGCCAGGATCAACATGTGTTCGCTGCTCGCCAGTCCCACGGGCCTCAGCCCCTATCTACGCTTTGGATGCTTATCATGTCGAGTCTTCTACTACAACCTGAGGGAACTCTACATGAAG TTGCGGAAGAATTGCAGTCCCCCGCTCTCTTTATTCGGCCAGCTCCTGTGGAGAGAATTCTTCTATGCAGCGGGAACCAACAACCCTAACTTCGACCGGATGGAGGGCAACCCCATCTGTGTTCAGATCCCCTGGGACCATAACCCTGAGGCCCTGGCCAAGTGGGCAGAGGGGAGCACAGGCTTCCCCTGGATAGATGCTATCATGACACAGCTGAGGCAAGAGGGCTGGATCCACCACCTGGCCAGACACGCAGTGGCCTGCTTCCTGACTCGGGGAGACCTGTGGATAAGCTGGGAGAGTGGCATGAGG GTGTTTGAGGAGCTGCTCCTGGATGCAGACTGGAGTGTGAACGCAGGCAGCTGGATGTGGCTCTCCTGCAGTGCCTTCTTCCAGCAGTTCTTCCACTGTTACTGCCCTGTGGGCTTCGGAAGGAGGACAGACCCCAGCGGAGACTacatcag GCGCTACATTCCTAAATTGAAGGACTATCCCAACCGATACATCTATGAGCCGTGGAGAGCCCCAGAGTCTGTCCAGAAGGCAGCCAACTGCATCGTGGGAGTAGACTACCCCAAGCCCATGATCAACCACGCAGAGGGCAGCAGGCTCAACATAGAGAGAATGAAGCAGGTCTATCAGCAACTCTCCCACTACAGAGGCCTCA gtctCCTGGCATCTGTGCCCACCATTCAGGAAGAGGCAGAGCCTCCCCCGACAGACGACTCTCAGGCCAGTAGCAGCACCTGTG AGTCACCCCCACACACTTCGTCTGCCCAGTCCAACACTCTGAAGAGAGGCAGGTCTTCCGAACCACAAAGCACCCAGATGTGCACCCACACAAAACACCAGCACACCAGCACTGCCAAAGGAGACCAGGAGCAATGGGAGGAACAGTCAGAGCATCAGCCAGTGGATCTGCAGTGA
- the cry2 gene encoding cryptochrome-2 isoform X3: MAQEFGVETIVRNSHTLYNLDRIIEMNNCPPLAVKNHPIVEMNNGSPPLTFKRFQALVNRLELPMKPLPTITQEQMGSCRTKIADNHDEHYSVPSLEELGFKTQGLDPAVWKGGESEALERLNKHLDRKAWVASFERARINMCSLLASPTGLSPYLRFGCLSCRVFYYNLRELYMKLRKNCSPPLSLFGQLLWREFFYAAGTNNPNFDRMEGNPICVQIPWDHNPEALAKWAEGSTGFPWIDAIMTQLRQEGWIHHLARHAVACFLTRGDLWISWESGMRVFEELLLDADWSVNAGSWMWLSCSAFFQQFFHCYCPVGFGRRTDPSGDYIRRYIPKLKDYPNRYIYEPWRAPESVQKAANCIVGVDYPKPMINHAEGSRLNIERMKQVYQQLSHYRGLSLLASVPTIQEEAEPPPTDDSQASSSTCESPPHTSSAQSNTLKRGRSSEPQSTQMCTHTKHQHTSTAKGDQEQWEEQSEHQPVDLQ; the protein is encoded by the exons ATGGCTCAGGAGTTTGGAGTGGAGACCATAGTGAGGAATTCTCACACACTCTACAACTTGGACAG GATCATTGAGATGAACAACTGCCCTCCACTCGCGGTCAAGAATCACCC GATCGTTGAGATGAACAACGGCAGTCCTCCGCTGACCTTCAAGAGGTTCCAGGCCTTAGTGAACAGGCTTGAGCTGCCTATGAAACCCCTGCCCACCATCACTCAAGAACAGATGGGCAGTTGTCGGACGAAGATCGCTGATAACCACGACGAACACTACAGTGTCCCCTCTCTGGAAGAGCTTG GATTCAAGACTCAAGGCCTGGACCCTGCGGTGTGGAAGGGAGGGGAGTCTGAAGCACTAGAGAGACTCAACAAACACTTAGACAGAAAAGCCTGGGTAGCTAGCTTTGAGCGAGCCAGGATCAACATGTGTTCGCTGCTCGCCAGTCCCACGGGCCTCAGCCCCTATCTACGCTTTGGATGCTTATCATGTCGAGTCTTCTACTACAACCTGAGGGAACTCTACATGAAG TTGCGGAAGAATTGCAGTCCCCCGCTCTCTTTATTCGGCCAGCTCCTGTGGAGAGAATTCTTCTATGCAGCGGGAACCAACAACCCTAACTTCGACCGGATGGAGGGCAACCCCATCTGTGTTCAGATCCCCTGGGACCATAACCCTGAGGCCCTGGCCAAGTGGGCAGAGGGGAGCACAGGCTTCCCCTGGATAGATGCTATCATGACACAGCTGAGGCAAGAGGGCTGGATCCACCACCTGGCCAGACACGCAGTGGCCTGCTTCCTGACTCGGGGAGACCTGTGGATAAGCTGGGAGAGTGGCATGAGG GTGTTTGAGGAGCTGCTCCTGGATGCAGACTGGAGTGTGAACGCAGGCAGCTGGATGTGGCTCTCCTGCAGTGCCTTCTTCCAGCAGTTCTTCCACTGTTACTGCCCTGTGGGCTTCGGAAGGAGGACAGACCCCAGCGGAGACTacatcag GCGCTACATTCCTAAATTGAAGGACTATCCCAACCGATACATCTATGAGCCGTGGAGAGCCCCAGAGTCTGTCCAGAAGGCAGCCAACTGCATCGTGGGAGTAGACTACCCCAAGCCCATGATCAACCACGCAGAGGGCAGCAGGCTCAACATAGAGAGAATGAAGCAGGTCTATCAGCAACTCTCCCACTACAGAGGCCTCA gtctCCTGGCATCTGTGCCCACCATTCAGGAAGAGGCAGAGCCTCCCCCGACAGACGACTCTCAGGCCAGTAGCAGCACCTGTG AGTCACCCCCACACACTTCGTCTGCCCAGTCCAACACTCTGAAGAGAGGCAGGTCTTCCGAACCACAAAGCACCCAGATGTGCACCCACACAAAACACCAGCACACCAGCACTGCCAAAGGAGACCAGGAGCAATGGGAGGAACAGTCAGAGCATCAGCCAGTGGATCTGCAGTGA
- the cry2 gene encoding cryptochrome-2 isoform X4 — MNNCPPLAVKNHPIVEMNNGSPPLTFKRFQALVNRLELPMKPLPTITQEQMGSCRTKIADNHDEHYSVPSLEELGFKTQGLDPAVWKGGESEALERLNKHLDRKAWVASFERARINMCSLLASPTGLSPYLRFGCLSCRVFYYNLRELYMKLRKNCSPPLSLFGQLLWREFFYAAGTNNPNFDRMEGNPICVQIPWDHNPEALAKWAEGSTGFPWIDAIMTQLRQEGWIHHLARHAVACFLTRGDLWISWESGMRVFEELLLDADWSVNAGSWMWLSCSAFFQQFFHCYCPVGFGRRTDPSGDYIRRYIPKLKDYPNRYIYEPWRAPESVQKAANCIVGVDYPKPMINHAEGSRLNIERMKQVYQQLSHYRGLSLLASVPTIQEEAEPPPTDDSQASSSTCESPPHTSSAQSNTLKRGRSSEPQSTQMCTHTKHQHTSTAKGDQEQWEEQSEHQPVDLQ, encoded by the exons ATGAACAACTGCCCTCCACTCGCGGTCAAGAATCACCC GATCGTTGAGATGAACAACGGCAGTCCTCCGCTGACCTTCAAGAGGTTCCAGGCCTTAGTGAACAGGCTTGAGCTGCCTATGAAACCCCTGCCCACCATCACTCAAGAACAGATGGGCAGTTGTCGGACGAAGATCGCTGATAACCACGACGAACACTACAGTGTCCCCTCTCTGGAAGAGCTTG GATTCAAGACTCAAGGCCTGGACCCTGCGGTGTGGAAGGGAGGGGAGTCTGAAGCACTAGAGAGACTCAACAAACACTTAGACAGAAAAGCCTGGGTAGCTAGCTTTGAGCGAGCCAGGATCAACATGTGTTCGCTGCTCGCCAGTCCCACGGGCCTCAGCCCCTATCTACGCTTTGGATGCTTATCATGTCGAGTCTTCTACTACAACCTGAGGGAACTCTACATGAAG TTGCGGAAGAATTGCAGTCCCCCGCTCTCTTTATTCGGCCAGCTCCTGTGGAGAGAATTCTTCTATGCAGCGGGAACCAACAACCCTAACTTCGACCGGATGGAGGGCAACCCCATCTGTGTTCAGATCCCCTGGGACCATAACCCTGAGGCCCTGGCCAAGTGGGCAGAGGGGAGCACAGGCTTCCCCTGGATAGATGCTATCATGACACAGCTGAGGCAAGAGGGCTGGATCCACCACCTGGCCAGACACGCAGTGGCCTGCTTCCTGACTCGGGGAGACCTGTGGATAAGCTGGGAGAGTGGCATGAGG GTGTTTGAGGAGCTGCTCCTGGATGCAGACTGGAGTGTGAACGCAGGCAGCTGGATGTGGCTCTCCTGCAGTGCCTTCTTCCAGCAGTTCTTCCACTGTTACTGCCCTGTGGGCTTCGGAAGGAGGACAGACCCCAGCGGAGACTacatcag GCGCTACATTCCTAAATTGAAGGACTATCCCAACCGATACATCTATGAGCCGTGGAGAGCCCCAGAGTCTGTCCAGAAGGCAGCCAACTGCATCGTGGGAGTAGACTACCCCAAGCCCATGATCAACCACGCAGAGGGCAGCAGGCTCAACATAGAGAGAATGAAGCAGGTCTATCAGCAACTCTCCCACTACAGAGGCCTCA gtctCCTGGCATCTGTGCCCACCATTCAGGAAGAGGCAGAGCCTCCCCCGACAGACGACTCTCAGGCCAGTAGCAGCACCTGTG AGTCACCCCCACACACTTCGTCTGCCCAGTCCAACACTCTGAAGAGAGGCAGGTCTTCCGAACCACAAAGCACCCAGATGTGCACCCACACAAAACACCAGCACACCAGCACTGCCAAAGGAGACCAGGAGCAATGGGAGGAACAGTCAGAGCATCAGCCAGTGGATCTGCAGTGA